TGAATAAAAACTTCTTCTAAAACTCGAACCTTCAGTAACCGCGCGCAGTTGTCGACTAAGAAAGAGACACCACACGATGATGAGTTTTAAGAAGGTGACACTTCATTGCTCCATAACTTgattaaaaattgtcaaaattgTTGTCTTAGACACAGATACGAACATATCTGTATCTgataactttttaattactCTTTTCAACTATATAATCTACTGAGTAGGTGGAGCTCgttaaggttttttttttttacagataaaatgtttttttatagttCTCACTCACAAAATTTCATTGCCTAAAAGCTATGAAAGTTAAATATAATGTGCAATTAACGCAATTGTCCACAAGACTTGCGCCACACAAATAACATTTGCTTGTCCTATTTTATCTCATtctcttaattttttttttgcaatttattatcaattagAGAATTGACTGACACACTTAATTCACTAAAGtgtttttttaagttattCTTATTCTTGCGTTCTGTGTAAAGTTTTATcttattcatttcaatatcTACACATTAGTTTCTCACAATTCTCTAGTGTACATTTtctatattgtttttttttgtgtcctATTATTGACGAAtgagttaattaaaatttaattgaatacgAATTCGAATATATGCtacatattacattttatattatttgcaataacaaaatgatcatttattaagtataattTGATAAGGCAAAACGAATTACTTTCGAAAATAGTTAATCAGTTGACAGTACCTGGAATAAAGACTCTCAGTACATGACGTCATTATAGTGTTTCATGTCTCTGAAATGTTTCGCCATTGATATTTAGTGTTTGACGGCTATATCTGATAACACTATGGAAAGCAGAAACTGATAAACTTTGAAATGTAATAGTCGATAAGcggcattgttgttggcaatgtCATTCTTAGTAAATGAGAATTGCCCATGGCTCAGATCAATTAGTTTAGCGATAAATGGAGTCCTAATGGCAATGCAACCCATATCTAAACTCAATACGTAATGCATTGACTTGttgtttatcttttattattctaGTGATGTGCATTTTACGACAGGCTgcggttttgttttgttctttttttttttgctattttggtTTCCATTAATGTTTAAAAGATAAACAGCAACTACATTAAAGTATATTCTTGACAATACGACTCTCGAAGTCGCTTTAAGAACCTCGACTTATATGCATCatagctgcagttgctgctcgTTAGCGCATCGTGTAAGACCACAACTTCAAATGCTCGTTAAGcgaaaataaagtattattgctaaaaataatattaataacaatacagTGCCAGTGTGTTCGAATAGCAATCGATGGAAGCAATTCACAAACATCTGTCGTAGCTGGTGTGTTAATGATCCCATCGagtttataaacaaatgttcATGAATCTCGCAAAATAGTTCACgcaaagtcaataaaaaaattaataaataaacagatttCTTAGGCAAATTAAATAGGTAATGGCTTTCTGGCGTACTTCAATATTGCAGTTCAAATAAAGatcaataaaaccaaaaataatgaatgtcTGTACATGAATTGTGTATTGTGTGGGTTTATTTAGTTAATCATCGTCTTCTTCGTGAATAGCTTACTTAAACTTTcagttattaaaatgtattcttCAAATTTGATAGAACaatcatattaaataatacaatatagaCTTGTGACTTGTGAACCACACAGAACTATAGAATTAAAAAGATTGCATAAGACACAAATGAGCGCATAACTGACCCAGTAGAATAGTAGAACAAGAGGTAAACAAATCAGAAAACACACACGTGCATTGTACAACAAGCTGGAGATAATTAATTGATATCAACGCCGTTGCCGGCAACGACAATAGCAATGTCGAGAGTAGACGAGCATCGAACGATGAACGATGAAAGATGAACGCATAGCAGAATGCAtggaaatggcaacaaaaagaaaaatgataaaatttaGCAAATGAAAACGTTGCAGCTGATGCTTTGTGGGACACACAACGCCTTCCAAACGGTCCAATTGTCACGTTTTCGCATAATATTAACACAGTTCGACCGAGCACTCTGCTCAGATAGTTTGGCACTAGTAATTGAAACATCGACCAGAGAAGTTGAAGACACGCTGACTACCAGATTCGTAGACAGTGACTTGAGTTGACTACTTGACTTGAGTGTACGAGTATGATGCAAAAGAAGAATTTACGagaatattatacatttactCTACACAGCTTTCCTTGTATCCATTCGTTGCAGAAGATGTAAGACGATCGTGAAACAGGATCTACACCTACGAAACGTTACCAAAGAAGCTACGGCCCCAGTTCCACAGATTTGAGGTTGCTTAGCCCCTAAGCCTTAGAAACTGACTCCTTCACCCAGCCGGACCATAGCACTGAAGCCAAATGACTGCCAATACTCTTCTAGGTCGTTCACTGCTCAACGAAGGTTAGTCCAGCAATAACTTTCACTCAATtcgattttattaaattctttagtATCAAAAGCAGGACGTTCCAATAAACGCTCCTTGGTCTCACTGATCGTCGGACTTGTTGTTGGCTTCTGTCTAGCCGAGCTCTTTGTCTACTCCTCCTCCCCGGAACGGACTGAGTCTATGCCATACTTTGGCCATCGACATGGCGACGTCAACGATGCCCATCACAGTCACGACATGCTTGAGCTGGCCGGTCCAGAGCAGGACGTCGGCACTCACGAACATTCGCATGAGAACAGCAGCGTTGCAGAGAAACTGTACAGCGAGGTGCGAATTCTCTGTTGGATCATGACCAATCCTAGCAATCATCAGAAGAAAGCGCGCCACGTGAAACGTACCTGGGGCAAGCGCTGCAATAAGCTCATCTTCATGAGCTCAGCCAAGGATGTGGAATTAGATGCTGTGGCGCTGCCCATTGGCGAGGGACGCAACAACCTGTGGGGCAAGACCAAAGAAGCTTACAAATACATCTACGAGCACCACATGAACGATGCAGACTGGTTCCTCAAGGCAGACGACGACACCTACACGATCGTTGAGAATTTGCGATATATGTTATATCCCTACAATCCCGAGACGCCCGTCTACTTTGGCTGCAAGTTTAAGACGTTTGTAAAGCAGGGCTACATGTCGGGAGGAGCGGGTTACGTGCTCAGTCGGGAGGCAGTGCGACGTTTCGTTGTGGAGGCTattccaaataaaaaactCTGCAAGAGCGACAACTCTGGCGCTGAAGATGTGGAAATAGGCAAGTGCTTGGAGAATGTAAAAGTGTTGGCTGGTGACTCAAGGGACACCAATGGCCGAGGTCGATTCTTTCCGTTTGTTCCTGAGCACCATTTGATACCCTCACATACGGACAAGAAGTTCTGGTACTGGCAGTACATTTACTACAAGACGGATGAGGTGAGGTGATAAAATAATATCAGACTGCGGATGATCTAACTAAGTGGTACAATATTAATTACAGGGCTTAGACTGCTGCTCGGACAACGCCATATCTTTCCATTATGTCTCGCCCAATCAAATGTATGTGCTGgactatttaatttatcatcTGCGACCTTATGGCAttgtcaatataccagatgtcCTGCCTAATAAATTGGCGGTGGGCGAACTGATGCCAGCGGTCAAGGAGCCAGAGGAGCCAAGCACTGACAAAACGAAGAAGGATTCACAGTGATTATAGGCCATAGACACTTGTATATAAGTAGATCTTGTGTAAATATCGCTTTCAATagattatatttagtttatcaTACTTTACTTTGCCATCTCCCCACGAATTGTCGACTTATGTGTTAGTTTAATTCACTCAGGATTTGTTTTAAATCGCTCTTGAGCTACAACTTTTTGtacaaataccaaaacaataaaacttgAGTGCTGTTACTTTAGTTTGTAATGAAGTAATGAAGTCTGCGCACATATCGCTTTGTTGTACTATATTAgcataaatacaaacataaatattcattgtACATTTAAGAATcatatatattactatatattacTAGGATTGTAAGTAACcacaaagaaaacatttatatgtattttgtccCATTTAGTTAGCAATGTAATATGAAGACATTAAAGTTTCGATCAGCTTTAAGACCTATGAATGTACATGGATTTAAGTGTATTGGCATGGCTAATGAAACGTGTATTACTcatatttatgtaataaaaaattgcatttcaaatcgAATGATGGAAATTGagttttttgaattattgtcTCTTCCAATTGTTCTGAATTGGCGTGAAAATGGCTAATATGGCATAGCTAGTAATAGAATGATTTCCACTGCTTCAATTTAGTGCAACATTTATATAAAGCAGTGAACTGCTTGTACGACTGACATATAAGCAGTGGGTTTTATCTGATATGAAGTAATTACTGCTTTGTTtagatatacaaatttatttttatttacttgttaCAGTAATGAAAGAGCACtttttgtcaacattttttaattttacatatCTACTCAAAGTTTTTAACGCataaaattagtattaaaaaaattattacaatCAATACAATAGTGCTTCGATTTGTATTCTTATTGGAACATAGATAACTGAACCGATTATAGAAAGGCGTTTTACACTTAAAGTAAAGAAGAGCACGTTATTATCATGTACAACGATATTTATTGgtacacatttaaatatataatcagataaattaaatataactcatattaaatatttatcaattgatcccgtcttaaaaaataaaaaaaaaaaaacaaaaaattcataCGATTTCACAGTGGGCAAAATATCCCATGGATAGCTTTCTTAGATTAAATTTgagtaaatgaaaattatagaATTTCTATTCCCTTACAAATATTCCATTATCGATAgtgacatatgtatgtatattgtgcTGATAGCTATTCGATCTAGAATCCAGGTGGAACTCTGTTTTCTCAAGCCTACAAGGCCCAGGTAATTTGTTAGTCGCACAACGCGAACAAGGAAGGTAACAACAATTtctatctatttatatataattatttgtatcCCATCACTAAAacctattttatttatgattggATGTTTAGTCACTTGGTGCCAGTTAAATTCTACACAACAACGCTTCGCATTACTTTGACTTCTTTACGATAAAAATGAACAATTTGGATCcgaacatttaaatatatggcaatagtttaatttttgctaaggaataattacaataaaatgctCCAACTTAATAGGTATTTTTACTACAAAAGTCGTTACTGAATGCGACCATAAAAAGGCAATCGAATAAACTAGTGccagaaaattaaaattttctggtaaatatttttaatttggcaTAAAAACTTCCATTAGCTGACACACTATTTTGAGGCTAgggtattatttattattatatctgtATTACAGTAAGAACTTAGCTATTGACATAGGTAAAATTAACTCTTTTACTCATGTGTGGTCGCAttggaatattttgtgaatatgtatattaactTAAATTGGTATCATTAAAGCATAACCATGAAGGAGCAAGGTAAAACTTTcacaaaattctaaataaatttaaaaatttacttaaattatttataaatattttagggGGATATTCCACGAAGCACATGCTTTTTGCGCTTTCGACTAGCATGTTCATCGGCTTCTATGTAGCACAGTTTATTTCGAATATGTTAATTTCTGAGAGCATTCCATCACACAATATTCAGGAGGAAAAACGAAACAATAATTTTTCGCTAAGGACTTGCACAAATCCAGATAGTGTCCCCGATCATCCATTCGACAACTCGATTGTGGCTGATCAGCTAAGGAAAGAAGTACGTATTCTCTGCTGGATTATGACCAATCCCAACAACCACAAGAATAAATCTCGCCACATTAAACGCACTTGGGGAAAACGCTGCAACATTCTCCTATTCATGAGCTCAGAATATGACGATGAACTGCCCACTGTTAAGCTAGACGTCGAAGAAGGCCGCGTAAATTTATGGCGGAAAGTGAAGGAGGCATTCAAGTACGTCTACAAACACCACTACAACGATGCGGATTGGTTCTACAAGGCAGATGATGACACATATGCCATCATGGAGAATCTTCGCTATATGTTATATCCCTACCATCCAATGACACCCGTGCACTTTGGCTGTAAGTTTAAAGCTTATGTTAAGCAAGGTTTTATGGCAGGGGGACCTGGATATGTGCTCAGTAAAGAGGCTCTTCGTCGATTAGTAGTTGAAGGTATTCCAAATAATAAGTTGTGCCGGAGTGAAACGAACGAATTTGAAGATGTTGAGATTGGTAGTTGCCTGGAAAAGCTCAATGTAATTGCGGGGGATTCTAGAGACTGGAAAGGACGTGGACGCATGTTTCCCTTCATTCCTGAGCAGCATTTACTACCTGATAAGAATATGAGTTATTGGTATTGGAGCGTCATTTTCTACCAAACTGATGAAGTAAAACAGATTTGAATTCGAATTGAAACGGTAATTAATATAAGCATTTAATTTGGTTTCAGGGACTTGACTGCTGCTCAGACAATACAATATCATTTCACTATATCGACCCGAAAATGATGTATGCTTTCGAATATCTTATTTATCAACTAAGGCCCTATGGCATAGTCAGAGAACTGCATCGTTTACCGGCCAAGCTTAATGTGGGAGAATTTCTTCCACCGCCGATAGAGGAAGTCGCTGACAGCAATGAGGATTctgtggatgatgatgatagaTTAATGAAGACAAGTACGAGTCGATCTGCTGTAATCGAGCCCAATTCAAGTGAAGTTAATTTAAGAAAGTTAggtaattaataaaacaatggAAGCGAGTATCTTAACAACTATTGGAGATTACCAGAAGAGCGATGCCAAATGAATAACTAAATGAATAAGCATTGAGCCACTGTAATgtacgtatttatttatgctctCCCTATTTCTATGTTTATGaatatctctctctttctttctctttcccttttttttcaAAGTTGTCGTTATTCTCTATGCAAACAATGGCAACAGGTGCATTTGGatcgttttctttttgagtaaaatatatcattcatCATCATTCAGACATTAGTTACTTACATGCGATGCGAGAGATAAGTTGGTTTTAGAAAATATCggaataaatatttcaaatcaaattcttACTCtaatgaaatatatcaaactaATTATATGTGAGTGGCTTCAATACATATTCGATCATATAAATAAGCGATAAGTCAAtcatttttggtatttcaaGGTTAAAAGTATAGCTGTTTTCTCAAGCGAACAAGGACCCAAAGAAATTGTTAGTAGCACAATGCGAACAGGACTTTTGTTTAACGAAGGTAATCTAAAAGATTTTAATCGAATCTATAAGAGTGCTCACGACCAATTCTATCtcattatttttagcaaatcGTAAGGGCCTAATTTTTATCATTGGATGTTTTGTTACTTGGTGCCTGGTCAAACTTTACACAACGCCGCTTCGCATTGATTACTTTGATTCCTTTACGATGAACAATCCTAATATCAATTTGGATCcgaacatttaaaaatattgtattgtataatttttgttaaGGAATAACTGTAATGTTACAATAAAATGCTTCAATTTAATAGGTATTTTTACTACAAAATTCGTTACTGAAAGCGACCATAAAAAGGCGATTGAACAAACCAGTactagaaaatttaaattttctggTAAAATTTGGCATAACAACTTCCATTAGCTGACACACCATTTTAAAGCTAaggtattatttattattatatctgtATTACAGTAATAATTTAGCTATTGATGAAAATCTTATTAACTGAATGCTACTAAGAAACGGTTTATGTACAAAATTGTgcttgaaaatttcaattttctggtaaatttgtaatttactaTTACAATATGTAGGTTCTAAAACTTTCTGGCTCAATATGACTAAAATGGTCCAGGAACTTAGTTCACCTTTTTTCacttaaatattacaattattggTTAAATCTCCATATTTGTTGCtagttattaataaaacagTAATATTTTAACACTTTGTGGTATTGTGAATTCAGAATTTCAGATTGAACCAAGAAATTTAGTTTCAAACTTGTAACAAGCCTCATGTAAAAATTgccagcacaaaataaatatggatCAAGGTATTAATACGACAAAAACTTATTACACTTAACATATTTCtcaaaaattaagaatatttcaGCAGGATACTCTAAGACGCAATTACATATAACTCTTTTATCTGGATTTTTTATTGGATTTTGCGTTGCCCAGTTCATGTCCTACATTATCATTTCCGAGCACATACTTTCAGTTAGCTTACAGTTAAAACACGAAACTAATCCTGTTACGCTAAATTGTTCCACGATTCCGGAGATTAGACATGATCACCCTTATGACAATTCCACTGTGGCCGATCAACTAAAGAAAGAAGTACGTATTCTCTGCTGGGTTATGACAAACCCCGAAAACCACAAGAAAAAAGCTCGCCACATTAAACGCACTTGGGGAAAACGCTGCAACATTCTTCTATTCATGAGCTCAGAATATGACGATGAGCTGCCCACTGTTAAACTAGACGTCGAAGAAGGCCGCGTAAATTTATGGCGTAAAGTGAAGGAGGCATTCAAGTACGTCTATAAACATCACTACAACGATGCGGATTGGTTCTACAAGACAGATGACGACACTTATGCCATAATCGAGAATCTTCGCTATATGTTATATCCTTACCATCCAATGACGCCCGTCCACTTTGGGTTCAAGTATAAAGCTTACGTTAAACAAGGTTTTATGGCAGGGGGACCGGGATATGTGCTCAGTAAAGAGGCTCTTCGTCGATTTGTAGTTGAAGGTATTCCTAGTAACAAGATATGCATCAACGACACCAATGAATTTGAAGATTTTGAAATTGGGGCCTGCATGGAGAATCTCAATGTTACTGCCGGCGATTCGAGGGATTGGAATGGTCGTGGTCGAATGTTTGTTTCAGTACCTCAAGATCATTTAGTACCAGATAGAAATACGGGTTTTTGGTATTGGAATTTCTCATTCTATAAAAACGACGAGGTGAGATCAATCgaaaatttattaagattGTGATTTATAATCCATTGTTTGTCTTTTAGGGACTCGATTGTTGTTCGGACAATGCGATATCATTTCACTATGTTATACCAGAGTTGATGTACACTATGGATTATCTAATCTATCATCTGAAGCCTTATGGCATAGTCAGAGAACTTCATCGTTTACCGGCAAAGTTAAAAGTGGGAGAATTCCTTCCACCACCAATAGAAGAAATTGCTAACAGCAATGAGGATTCTATGGATGATGACGATAGAAAGCACtagaaaagtaaattaaattaaaaaaacatttttgtacaCTATAAATACTTCTtacaaattagtttttaaaacatttttaaaaaaaactttttaaataattgtatgtaATAAATTCGTTTTACTTTTTGGAAGTGTGCTATTATGTTATCTTTTTTTTAGGTTCAAAggttataaaatattttattagttaatTGGATAccattttcagcatttttatttaaaatatataatttataaatttgtactaaaaaacaaactgtTTTAGTAAATCTTGAATTTAGCCTTACTGTTATTACATGTTATTTCAAGTAATTAATCACTTGAGTTTAAGATCAGTAATAAATGTGCAATCATAGCAACActtcattataatttattacatttcacaaaaaaaagtttatagtgatattaatcaaaaatagAACTAATTATTTCTTTCATGTAGTATGAGtcaacaaatcaaattcgaTTTGCAATTGATCTAAttacaatgatgatgataaaatAATAGCCAAATTTTGGAGAAAGTATGcattgatttaaaatgttttttcttaGACCAAGATAGATGGATTATTGTAGCATACTACAATTAATATGAAACATCCAAGTTCATGACTTTTATTTCAGGGCCTCAACCGTATAATTTGTATGTTGTATCTAAAGCTAAAGAACCTCAACGTTCACCGGCAATGATCAAATGCGTAGAGATTCTTTCTCTAGCAACAGAAAAggatttattgaaaatgggaaatttaatttaattgaacttatttgtcaacaaatatatcaacaataattatgttaatttaaatgtaaatagtaTTTACACCAGCACTTGCTTTAGCCGAGTGCGTTAAAAGCCAAATTTCCAAGTGTGCCTTTTCAGCCCTTTTTCGGTACAAAATAGTCTTGTTTTTTCGGGACTCAAACAAACTATTAATACGTGTCTCACTGACTCTCACAATAAGTATTGTGCCTTTCTTGACACCCATACTCATGAGTACAAATGTGTCAAAAAGGCACATGAATCGCCGGTGTAGAGGTGCCATTCTCTGTATAAGCCCATAGTATAAAGTATCATAGTTAAGAACTTTTGGCTACCGCAAACCTTTTTGTTATCGTCAGAGAAACTGTCCCAGTATATTAGGTAATTAAATAAcgtaaattaaacaatttggaATACGTCAGCAGTTcattattagttttatataatatgtttgGTGGACTTGACGGAAATTTCTTCGAGTGTATAATTGTCAGACCATAGgtaaagttatttattatgtttgtaCAACTGCCATTAGAAACACAAAAACTGTTGAAAGGTACACATAGGTTATTCTATATCAATTTTTGAAGTTTAGTTATCTCACAATCGTCATTGCGTTCGATCGTAGGTGATCGACGTAAGTAAAAAAATGGCCTATTGAGAAAAAGTCATTCTCCTAActcttcattaaaaataatcacCTCAAAAGCATCATAACGTGATAGCATAATGACGGCTCAAGGTGATCATCTAcaagttatattaaatttattatttttcaaagaATTCATCAAATATTCTAGGagtatattacaaaaaacGAGTCGTCGTCGCGTCTTTGGCTGGCCTTTTTGTAGGTTTCTGCATTGCACAGTTAATTTCCTATGCGACTCTTTCTGAGAACATACCAAAGATCAGTTTGAAGCTCAACAATGAACATTATCCCATTACTCCATGGATTCCCGCAGTTCCTCCGATTATCCACGAACACGCCTACGACAATTCGACTGTGGCTGATGAGATGAAAAAGGAAGTACGTGTTCTCTGTTGGGTTATGACCAATCCTACCAACCACAAGAAAAAAGCCCGGCATGTAAAGAAAACATGGGGCAAACGTTGCAACATTCTCCTCTTCATGAGCTCAGAAGTAGACAATGAACTGCCCACAGTCAAGTTGAATGTAGGAGAAGGTCGCGAAAATTTATGGATTAAAGTGAAGGAGGCCTTCACGTACGTCTACAAACATCACTACAACGATGCGGATTGGTTTTACAAGGCAGACGATGATACATATGCCATCGTCGAGAATCTTCGCCTAATGTTGTATCCCTACAATCCACAAACGCCCGTGCACTTTGGATTCAAGTTCAAGCCATTCGTTAAACAAGGTTATTTTTCGGGCGGATCTGGATATGTGCTCAGCAAAGAGGCACTTCGTCGATTTGTGGTCGAAGGTATTCCTAATCCCAAGATGTGTCTTCCTGGTACCGTTGTCAACGAAGATGTTGAAATTGGCAAGTGCATGGCGAATCTTAATGTAACTGCGGGGGATTCGAGAGATTGGAATGGACGTGGACGGATGTTCCCCTTCGTTCCGGAGCACCATTTAATACCTGGTAAAGATAGGACCTTCTGGTAttggaaatatatttactatccGACTGACGATGTGAGAATaacttaattttgattttgaaaatcGATGATAATATGCCATTTCGATTTTAGGGATTGGATTGCTGCTCGGATAATGCAGTAGCATTTCATTACGTGTCACCGGGGATGATGTATGTCATGGACTATCTGATATATCATCTAAAGCCTTATGGCATAGTAAGAGAGCCACATCGTTTACCGCACAAGTTAAATGTGGGTGAATTCATGCCAGCGCCAACATATGATCTCCTCAACAGCGATGAGGACTCCAAAGATGACGAGGACAAGTATTTAACAACCACAAAAGCACCAACTATATTGGAGCCAGATGGAAAAGAACTTAATTCAAAAGAAGTCGAAGACGATAAAAAGAAATCATTATCAGAttcaaagaaaattaattcagaaacgaaaaaatcggttgaaaattctaaaaaggaaaataagaATGAGATTTCCAAAAAAGATGAAAAGAGGCTAGCCAGACTTCGAAGAGAACTTAGAAAACTACAAAGAGAGTACGACGAATATTACGACAAAGaggaaaattaatataaattaatattttatattttatatttttatataatttaaaaaatgattgatttataataattcccaataaataaaattaaaatacttttttatggaGATCTAAAATTACTATAATTATGCAACACAATGTAGATACTGAAGTTGGTAAGAGATAGATTAAATAGAACATAACAACGTCTTGTTTTCACAGCTGCTATTTTAGACAAAAGATTCTAAAATTTCGTTTATATCTTAACCACATATGTTTTCAGAGCTTAGTTTTTTGGGAAAGTTTGTCGCGATAGTGTCTCTTTTGAGGTCAGGTGTTTTTCTTGaatgctaattaaataattcaaaagaaTTGTAAACGCAATATGTTTAATTCGAATTAAACTACGTCACTCAAATAACCAAATAGTTTAATGTTAACCAAGaataatttttacaaaatacgTGTCAGtgataaatatcaaatatggtTACTCAGTACTTGCGATCCCATGGTaatgtcaattaaattaattttcgaaACATTTCTGCAATTATGTTTATTCACATTTTCAGTGAGTTATTCGAGAAAACGATCATTCCTCACAATTATGTCTGGACTCATCATAGGCTTTTGTTTGGGTCAGATAATATCTTATGTAACTATATCAGAGAGTATTAAGTCAATCAGCATTCCAGTCGATAAAAATTCTCAAAACGATATCAAGCAACTGGCTCCAAGCATTAATACATTTCCCGAAATAATCCATGATCACCCTTATGACAACTCCACTGTGGCCGATCAGCTCAAGAAAGAAGTGCGTCTCCTCTGCTGGGTTATGACAAACCCCACTAACCATAAAGAAAAGGCCCGCCACGTCAAACGCACTTGGGGAAAACGCTGCAACATTCTTTTATTCATGAGCTCAGCTCAAGACGATGAACTGCCCACAGTTAAGTTGGATGTGGGAGAAGGTCGCGAAAATCTATGGCGTAAAGTGAAGGAGGCATTCAAGTACGTCTATAAACACCACTACAACGATGCGGATTGGTTCTACAAGGCAGACGATGACACATATGCCATAATCGAGAATCTTCGCCTAATGTTATACCCCTACAATCCAATGACGCCGGTTCACTTCGGGTATAAGTTCAAGCCTTTTGTAAAGCAAGGCTATATGTCGGGTGGCTCAGGATATGTACTAAGTAAAGAGGCACTTCGTCGATTTGTGGTTGAAGGTATTCCTAATCCCAAAAAATGTCTACCTGGCACCGTTGTCAATGAGGACATCGAAATTGGCAGATGTATGGAGAATCTTAATGTAACTGCAGGGGACTCAAGAGACTGGAATGGACGTGGACGCATGTTTCCCTTTATTCCGGAGCACCATTTAATAACTAAAGTAGATATGAGTTGGTGGTATTGGCAATACCAATTCTACAAAACCGATGAAGTAAGACAGATTTGAGTTCGAATTAACACAGGTATAGAAATAAACATTCACTTTGATTTTAGGGACTTGAC
This window of the Drosophila albomicans strain 15112-1751.03 chromosome 2L, ASM965048v2, whole genome shotgun sequence genome carries:
- the LOC117563630 gene encoding glycoprotein-N-acetylgalactosamine 3-beta-galactosyltransferase 1-like, which codes for MVTQYLRSHVSYSRKRSFLTIMSGLIIGFCLGQIISYVTISESIKSISIPVDKNSQNDIKQLAPSINTFPEIIHDHPYDNSTVADQLKKEVRLLCWVMTNPTNHKEKARHVKRTWGKRCNILLFMSSAQDDELPTVKLDVGEGRENLWRKVKEAFKYVYKHHYNDADWFYKADDDTYAIIENLRLMLYPYNPMTPVHFGYKFKPFVKQGYMSGGSGYVLSKEALRRFVVEGIPNPKKCLPGTVVNEDIEIGRCMENLNVTAGDSRDWNGRGRMFPFIPEHHLITKVDMSWWYWQYQFYKTDEGLDCCSDNAIAFHYVSPKMMYVMDYLIYHLKPYGIVREPHRLPAKLKVGEFLPPPIQEIVNSNEDSMDDDDKLIKTTTIKSTPTEPDSREVDSKEVDSLTAKLHKPVNKKKESKSAKAIKAKTKKN